DNA from Denticeps clupeoides chromosome 7, fDenClu1.1, whole genome shotgun sequence:
AcgtgatcaagacacttaactgacttttaaatactgattataagtcactgcTAAATGCCGATCatgataattaaatattttacactGCCCCCTTTAATTCACAACAGCACCATgtattttaaatcaacaagAGATAGTTTCCTTTTGAAATCAATAATCTATCTATATATccatatatctatctatctatctatctatctatctatctatctatctatctatctatctatctatctatctatctatctgtctgtcttgtctgtctgtctgtttagctagaaaaaaacacaggataaatattattttggCTCTTGGATACAAAGTAATGTGcacaatgaattattttaagATTAGAAGAACATATCAGGTTCAATATTTCTGGATTTAATAACCAATGTATTTAATGGCATTTGTCTTGCTATACATTTAATCAAACTGCGGCCCTGGACCCTAGTTCCGGTAAGGATTGCGTAAGCAGATGGGCGTGGCATGAGTCCGTGACGTCAGCAGCTTCGCTCGCGGGAGGGGCTATAAAGATGTTTTCGCTTCCAGCCACCCTGCAGTCGCCATTTTGAGAGCAGTGTAGCGTTTGGTTGACGAGCCTGCTGGTGACGTGAGCTGCGACTCTGCTAAACGATTACGAGAAGTGAAATCAACATCACACCAAACCCGTTATCATCCGAAAGGAAAGAGAATCTTATCGTATGTCCGCTATCCAGAACCTCCAAACTTTCGGTAAGGAGACGCCAACCGAAACCGAACACGGCAAGGGCGGGATGGGGGAAGGGCGAAATATTTGCGGAGTCAGGCTAATGTGCTTGATGTTTCTCCCTTATTTAAGTGATcggtttttcttttgtttcgtGCCCTGGATTTGGCTTATAAAATCAGTTAAAAGCACTAACGTTTAGTTTCGCACGCTCTCGCTAAGTCCTTTTCAATCTTATTATCGAGGGCGACGGGACGTTCGCTAATTATCCTAGCTGCGCATTTACTGCCGACCTAAGGACtgaaaatcaaataattttgcTTAATCTCGACGTTGTTGTTCACCATTTGTCTTCTCTGTTGGGCGCCGTGTTTTCGACGCCAGTTTTAGGCTTTATACTTCGCCCTTGTCGTCGAATGAGGCATTAATGGGCTAGCTCGCTAACGTTAGCCTGTCAGATCTGGCAGCGCATCAACTAGCTTTAGGCGCTATATTTAGCCAGGTGGCCGTTTGCGCAACCATCTCGAAATCTAATCGGACCGAGCGATGGCGCCGCTCCTGTGGCCGCGGCACTGGGTAGCCGACGTGCGCTTCCCAGCGCTAATGGCAGGGAACAGGGAACGCCATAGGAGCTCCTCGagccattttgtttttcagctgAGCGGCCGTTAACATGGATAACGTCGAGTGACACACAATGGACGTTCGAGCGGTTGATCTTAATTGTTAAAATGGCACCTCAACGggctgaattttatttttagcatgtaagtttatgtatgtataggtcgcgtcttttttttttttttttttttttttttttttcccccctaattgccttaaaaaaaaaatctccctttGTACCCTTAGACCCCTTTGCTGATGCATCTAAGGGTGATGACCGGCTCCCAGCAGGGACTGAGGACTACATCCACATAAGAATCCAACAGCGGAACGGAAGGAAGACGCTGACCACCGTCCAGGGCATATCTGATGACTATGACAAGAAGAAGCTAGTCAAAGCCTTCAAGCGGGTCAGTAGGGGGAAGAGTCTGCAGTTCAGACATCACTGTTGTCTGTGGATGCTGATGGTGTTGTGTTCCTCTTCAGAAATTTGCCTGCAATGGGACTGTGATTGAGCACCCGGAGTATGGTGAGGTGATTCAGCTGCAAGGTGACCAGCGCAAGAACATTTGCCAGTTTTTGACTGAGGTATGCGTGGGGCTTCTTGGAagatgtcttgtttttatttattttgctagCAGCCTGATCTTCAGATTGTGTAACCTCTTTGTACCTTCCCTCAATAGATTGGGCTGGCGAAAGAGGAGCAGCTCAAGGTCCACGGGTTCTAGAAGCTGCTGCCGCCCTCCCTCACACTCTTCCCTCCTCCCCAGACTCCATCACTTAACCCTGTGCTGCACCCCCTGCAGCTCCTCCCTAGTTGATTACCTCTGAAATGAGACTCTTAACCAGTTTGGTACCCTTAACACAGGGGTCAGTCCAATGCAAACACGGACAGATGACTCTACAAATGATGCGGGATGAGTGGTGACCCCtcccatttattattattattttttttctcttctttttaagTTGACTACCTTGTGCTTTCGCAAGCGCAGTTCCATGTAACTTTGTTGTACAAAACATGTTTCAATAAACTTCATTTGACAACACAGAATTCTGTAATGGTGGGTTGTGGGGACCAGGAATCCACagatttgcaatttttttttttttaaagagtgaaATGTTGAGTGGTTGCTTGCCTGATGTTTAATCCATACTAAAATGAAACTGCAGTTTGCTTGAGGTGTGAGCTCACCCGCTTCAGGGTAACATTTGGCGTGCCATTTTGCACCAAGCATGGTGGCCGCATCTCAGCTTCTGCATGtgcttttcccccctttttattttttatttttagaaagcTATATGCATAATTTTCTAAACTTGTAATGccatttttaattttcagtgaaataaaTTATCCTGGACCTAAATTTGTGCAGTGTATAGTGGTGTTTTGAAGCCCTTCATTTGTTCAACATTTCAAAGCTTCTCTAGTGAGTTGAGGGTTTGATTTTTATTACTGGATCTTTATTTAAGATCTTAATATTAATGGTGATATTGAATTGTGTTGTGGCAACAAGCCTGTTTAATTTccttaatattttagcataaaaGCTTAGCATTGTAGCATTTGTGAGGCTGATTTAAAGTGCAGTGAATAATACTGCACTCAAGATAACTTTGGGTTAATTAGGTTAGACCATTTGCCTTGGTCaacataaattataaatgacTTGCCACTATTGTACAAACACTATACTGTAATGTATCTAATTGAACTAGAGGAAAGGGAGAGTGTCTTGCTGTGaatttttcttccatttttgaAGTTGCAGAactttttgaaataaaaactaaacctatgctaatttttaaaatatattaatttaattttgtataAATGGTTTTGTTATAAGGCATGTTATAAGGCATGTTTTTATCTACTGTACTGTATAGAATCTATGTATGCCTACATGCGGCTCTACTGCTTGTAGAAATTACAGTAAGTAATGTTAAATCATTTTAAGACAATTTATTATGTACAAAACGGTGTCTGATTAAACATGATTAAAGcacatattatattaatgtatattaatagTACCTGAACAAGCACCCGGTGTCCCAAGAcgggctccaacagctgcaatCCTGAGTAGGATTAAGGGGTTAAAGATAATGAGTGAGCGTATTGGTCGACACTTTAGTCTATATGCACATATAATGTATTctatacatttttgtttgtgttctaCATACAATTACAGATTCCTTTTCAATTATGAATTATTGTCCATAATACTTAAAATATGTCTGTCTTTCTCACAGTCCAAAAAGATACAGGTTAGATGACAGCTTATGCCTCAGGACATGTAAGAATCACTTCTGAATGTGAAAGATCTCTGCTGATGAGCAACGGTGGACCCTTTGCAGGCCATTGCCTGTATCTGCCACCAGTGATGTCTGTGGACAGTCTTAAGACCTTCTGGAGACGCTTTGCTCTCCTGACAGCTTGCAGGCATTGCTGCTTTTGTAATCTCTGAATGTCAGTTTGATCCACAAGGCTGAGAtcacaaagaaaaatgttttctaaaaactaaataaaaaatttgaaaaattatgtatatttaaaaaatcttattcCATGCTGCAGCAACATTAATCACACGAACTTACTGAATCATCCACATCAGCTTCTGTTGTGTAGATCCCCTCCAGTCTGAAGGGGTTAAgatctgcaggaaaaaaaagcagttgCATTATGGGCCTGAATTATGAGGAGTAAAAATGGCATGACTCTCGCCGGGCTGAACCTCTACTGAGACAAAAACCACTAAGCACCTCTTTCATCAAAAccaattatttatttcctgtgagAGTCTTCATAGGCTAACGTCGTTCTCTCTGAAGTTTTATTTTGTCcagttatttaattttgttcttATATTTCAGTCCTGTTGATTTTCCATACTGACAGTCCTATCATGATTTACCACCATGGCAGGTTCCATGCACTATTCAGACCAAATATGGCTCTAATTGGTGCTTTTTGTCATAACCAAAGATGTTCTTTGAAGTCAGGTTTGCTCTTGGGATTGAAGGACAGAGATCATCCTTGCAAATGAGGAGAAGAAAACCTTTTGTTAGAGTGCCTCCAGGATCAGTCCATGCCCTCTGGTTGTGACATATTCCTATTGCACTTGACGATGACAGGCCCTAGCTTTGTGCTCTTTCAGAAGGCCCCAATCAATACTGCAGCCGCCCACTAGAGGGCACTGTGGTAAAGAACATGACATGATCAAACCAAGGTgaactatatgtgtgtgtgtgtgtttgaggacaCATCTGTAGAGACAGATGTCACTGGAACTGACATGCTCTCTGTGTTCATTGCTTTCTCTTCATGACTCACCCAGGGCTGATGCTTGCTTGTCCAGACACCTGCACATACGTGCACATAATTTATGCCACGAGTGACACGGGTGCGTAACCTGCCTGACAGAACAATGACGATGCAACATCGCTCCTAGATTAGAATCTGAGGGAATTAATAATGGCGGCATTAAATTCTCCCACTCTCTCCCTTCTAATCCCCCCATCTGATTTAAGAGCTCTCATTGTACATTCTGATGCTGTGACCTCTGCCCATTTTCATTTCCATATCTTACAGCTCGCTCGTTCCTAATTTGCTGCTCTCTATGAGGGTGTGCCAGTCAAActcaaaatatgttttttgttttagaagaaaagataaaaatcaAAAGTGTCAGCAtgtaattgtgaataaaaacaactGAGGGTAGGTGTGAGGAAAAGGACTTGCcatgtttgcatttatttctgttcagAAGAGAATCAGATATACGCTATCTTAAAGGTCAAGTGTATCATTTAAAATTATTCTGTGAGGTTCTGTGAGACGTACTGAAAAGCAATGCTCTCCTTTCCTTAGTTAAGATTGTTACCTCATGTGCTTCATACAACTTGGAAATATGCAAGAGCAGGACTAGATTTGTGATATACTATTCTCTCTATTCACGCACTTCTCTCTGAAGTccagggtggggggtgggggtggcagcAGGCACCATACAGAAGCATCAGGGGGCCGCGATGAAGGACCTGTAGGCTCCGCCATAGCTGGACACGCCCGGAAGACCAGGTTCTGGGCCCATCGACTCAGAGACCCAAGGACTCCCAACTCCCTGCCAGGAGGGCCAAGACCCGCCAATTAACCCCCCAAGAGTGAGTTAGTCTACCAATGGGCAGCTTGTCGTCTCAGCCACCAGCCCCAGCTGACAAACAGAGAGTGAGGGTGTGAAAAGACCAGACTCAACCACActcaacaattgtttttgaagaATAAATATGTAAAGGAATCTGTGCATCTATGAATCTTCTGTGATAAATCCAAGGGGTGGGTATTCTGATGAAACTCTAATaaccaaaaatgtaatttttttacattgcactTCAACAACCAGTCATGTTAAAAGTTCACATTAAAGTGAGTtgattgtggtacacagcacagcacacagtgcacacaacaaaatgtgtcctctgcttttaaccatcacccttggtgagcagtgggcagccatgacaggcgcccgaggagcagtgtgtggggacggtgctttgcttagtggcacctcagtggtaccttggcggatcggcaaccaTCGGCCACCACTTTTTagcaatattacacatttagaAACATTTTCTCTGGCCAGTGGTGTATTTTTTCCCTGCTAAATAacaaagtcaaataaaataaatgcatgagcTGAACTAGCATGACTGTTGAAATTCACCTCCAtctaaaatgtaatatgtaatatgtaatatgataATGGGTGTTTTGAAGTCCTGGACATAGAACagtctgtcactgtcactgagAGGAGAAAGCACATGAGTTCTCCCAACCTTTATATATCTTAGGCATCGCTGGGGCGAGAAGGAGTTCACACCGGGTTCCTGAAACTCTGTAATGCTGCAATGACAGGGAATTTACCTCCTGGTTCCCCAGGAATGAGCAGGAAATTGCTAAGAGAGGCACACCTGAATAGCTGAATAGTGCAGCGCTGCACCAAGGATGGCAGCTTCACCCCGTGCTTCTCAGCAGCCAGGGTCGCACACTTGCCCTTTTCTGCTCCCACTgagtcatgtttttttcttgcttttttagCTTGCTCAAGGCCCATCATGTTTTTGCTTGCTCATGGGCTGCTCACTGCCACGAACAATGGGCTCTGTGCGACATGTTAAGAAAATTGTTTGTGAAAATtgctgagcaggacactttgtATGGAAGCTGCTGAGAAAGAAAGCACGCAGTGAGCCTATAGTCCCTGAGTCGCTGTCAGTCAACGGAACCTAGCAGCATGTCTTTTATGGGTCACATGACAagaataatgcatttaatggATTGGCACTTAACAGGAATTCCAATTACGCTACAATTATGTATTTCTGGTTACTGTGATAAAGGTCTATTGCAGAGCAGAGTTGAGCTGATCCCAGCCTCCAACACAGCTTCTACTGTTTCGGAAATGTTTGGCACCTGTTTGGTATCACTGATCAAACATCTTAATataatcctacaaaatcccTGCCTTTGTGAACCCATAAGAAATGATGCTGCTTTGAAGGCAAACCTGTATAAAAAGTTTAAATCATACCTGATGCTTCCTTCCTGTCTAAGTGTTATGGTTTATTTACACCTGTTCATCTCTGCATGTACTTTTTTCATGGATTATTCATGTAACATATAacacatttcaacacatttGGGGAATAAATGAAAGGTGAGTTAGTGAAGCTGATTCAGGATTTGGATTCATCTCTTTACCAAGGGACCTTCAGGAAGGTCTACTGACAACAACTGTTGCTCAATGAGGGCAATTGTCTTCTGGTCTCGTAGTCAAGACATATGgcattgtcattttatttaaccAGGCAAGGTATGAATAGTTTCCAGTAGGCCTTTTTCACTAGAATGCTTAGCCTAATACAATGTTCAACTacttgcattttattttaaaacggTTATAAAAAAGGAATATAGTTTTGGGGCTAAGAAGAGATGAAGCCACAGAGTAAACATTTGTTAATGATATTATCCATGGTGCTCAACTGGTGACATGGTTGAATGATGTTCCCATATGAAACATGGGAATTCATCCATTGTGACACATAACCATTTCATCCAGCATAACCAGTGTCTCAAGAAAGTGAAAAGTCCAAATACTAGAATATAACTTGCTACTAGAAGTTATATATTGGTACAAtgtttgggcagtggtgggctagcggtcaaggaagcgtccctgtaatcagaaggttgccggtttgaatcccgagctgccaaggtgccactaaggtgccactgagcaaagcaccgtccccacacactgctccccgggcgcctgtcatggctgcccactgctcaccaagggtgatggttaaaagtgggctgtgctgcagtgtttcacaatgataatcacctcacttttttgtacaaaaatgaaATGGTTGGTGGAGATATTGATCAACCAAATTGTTAACCGTGCTGTAACATCACATGCAACCAACATGTATAATGCAGAGTCAGAGAATCAGAAAACCTTTTTAATCCCTAAGGAAAATGCACAAAGCTAAGCTGTAGAACATATTATTCATTGTATCAATGTGcttgaaatattttattgaccAGGTTCTCCAAAAGCAGGTTCTCTTGTTGTTTTTACAATTCCTCAAATGAATAATCTTAGATTTCTGGAGCATTTGTtggaatcatttacatttacatttacagcatttatcagacgcccttatccagagccacttacaatcagtagttacagggacagtcccactggagacactcagggttaagtgtcttgctcagggacacaattgtagtaagtggggtttgaacctgggtcttctggttcataggcgagtgtgttaccctctaggatTCTACCCCATCATTGAATCATTGTACTTTAAGTACTACTTTAAAATGCTCCTCAGTTTACAGGTGATTCAGAGTAAAATGAGTGACCAGAACCTTACTCTGTGAATAATGGTGAAACTCagcaacatttacatacactgtGTCTGGTCTAATTTTATAAAAGTTTTTGCGAAATCACTTCTGAAATTCACAGATTAGCAGAATTATACCCTAGGGTCCAAATAGAACATCAGGGGGCCCTCACCTAAAAGATAAAATTAAGTTTGGATTGAAAAGGACAGGGCCCAGAGTCTTGTGCTACACCCTTGTCTGTCACCACTAAGATTCATCGATATCAGGAAATACACATCTCGGCTTCTTGAGACGCATGGCACAACACCCGGAAATCAAGTATGCGTAAAGATGCAAGCACGGGAGGCAGCATGCAACATTTTTGCAGTAGCCACAGTAGCGTGACATGATTGACGTGTCTCCGGGCGTTATGCCCCCCGGTGCTCACCACACAGAGGTAGAGCGGTGGTACTGTCACTCTGAGCAGGTAGGTGACGTAGGGCTATTGTGTCTAGATTAGAAAAAGAAATCCCGGCAGGAGTAAATCTtaccacagacagacaaactGCTTCACCTCATTGCAGCAGCCAGTGTAACATGCTGTAAATCCAGCGGAGACAGATGCGTCTGGGTTACTGATGTGTGGACATAAATACACATGCACAGGCCTACGCTAACACCCACTCAATCCAGTCTGTTTTGTTCTCTCTCTGTATGTCAAACTGTGGGTCAAGAGCAATAATAACAGGCTAATGTGTTTATATTCATTATGCCACGGCTAAGAGGCGACCAGTAAATGTTTGCagggaaccacacacacacacacacacacacacacacacacacaataaattgTCCACATGCCAAATAAGATCTGCTTGTCATTAGGCGCTGTGGATGGTCTCCTGTTCTTTTCAGTTTCCATGGAAATGATCTTACGTTGGACTGCTCTTCAGGTGTGTCTGCATTCTTTTTGTCCTTGTCTTTAGTAGCAATATTGCTCCCTTCTGTGCTGCAGACAGGCTGGGGTTCCAAAAGTGCACGACTTGGCCTACATCTGATCCAGGATTGGGTGCCTGTGTTAAAACATATACATAGATTTCTTGAATCAGGAGCAAGACAGTCATTGTCTTTTCAGTGGGGTCAGAGCAAAGATAATTGGCTTTTATAAAAGGatgaggagtaaaaaaaaacgataaggCATCTGGTATTTAAATGTCACTGACAAAGCATGTCTTATTTAAGAGGCGCTCTGCTCGGATCTTGGCCAAATAATCCAGGGAGAGATATCTAAATCAACGTTTGCTTTCAGCACTTGGAAATGCTAGTTGCAGTGCAGTGACATTAGCTTAGCAGTTTAGAAGTAATTTATGCGAGCATTAAATCTTAGTTAATTGCACATAAACAATGCCTCGGTGAGTAATGAAGCTGTGCAATATTACTGGAGTTCGCTTTCTGATTTACATTACGCCACCAATGGATCTTTCCAAAGGTCAGTGCTGAAAAATTGCAGCTAATGCAGTTATTACTGTTGCGTTATTGTAACCATCTTCGCTGTTGGTCAAAGATCTTTTCTAGAAATCTATCACACTGATCTGTCCAAATTGGTCTACTTCTTTAACCACAGCTTTAAAAGTGTTTTCAAGGTGCAATAACGGGTCAATATAAATGCTTGAAGAcacagttttaaagtgaagtgattgtcacatgtgatacacagcagcacagcacacagtgcacacagtgaaatttgtcctctgcatttaacccatcaccctgagtgagcagtgggcagccatgaccggcgcccggggagcagtgtgtggggacggtgctttgctcagtggcacctcagtggcaccttggcggatcgggattcgaaccggcaaccttctgattacggggccgcttccttaaccgctaggccaccactgccccagggcgCTGTTCTACTGAACTGATGGAATTGTTCAGAATGAGGGAGTCGGGTAGTTGAGAGTCGTCACCACAGGGCCTTCCCATTTTTGAACATCATTTACTTGTATGTAGCTGCCATTAAAAAAACGGCCTTCTAACTTCAGAAGGCATACATGTGTCGCAACACAAACAGGGACCGAAGGAAGATGTCCGCCAAAGAAAAGGGGAAGACCCAGGCGCAGGTGAGCTACACATTACTTTCATTTATAAAAAGGACAAACCAACACTGAGGACCACGCTTTGGAAGGTGGAAGGTTCTCATTCACACGGGGGCACACATCGGGGGCACAAGACCAGACCTGAAACTCAAACACAAGACATACACCATAGTGATTCAATACCGGAACCCCGAGCTGTGATGCAGGTAaccttttatatattattattcagtaTTCCGGGAACTCCTGTGACATCATGAACTGATATTAGCAACCACCCATGTGGTAGTCTGAAACAGAGCTGTGGAAgtaagaaatataaaatatgaaaataaaatagcaaataTCAGCacgagtgattttttttaaactaatcaGACACTGTACGTGGAACACTGTTTAGAGAAGTGGCGTAGTAGTACAGTAGTAGAGTACAGTAGTACCCTTACGTTTGCCGACAGCTTTCGGAATTCAACGCCTGTCATATCTTGCAaaacagaaaaccacaaagtcaaatcccacttactaccattgtgtccctgagcaagacagttaaccctgagtgtttccagggggactgttcctgtaactactgactgtaagtcgctctggataagggcgtctgataaatgctgtaaatgtaaatgtaaatgtaactatgtTTGAAATACAAGGTGCCTTCAGGCTCTTCAAGTATGAATAAAGGTGTGAAAAAACAGGCCTGGTTGAGTCAGCCTTTAAAAGCAGCTCGTTTGTTACTGTTGGAGGACAGATCCAAATATAGTTCAGCACAGAGCCTGAAAGAGAGGgttcatgtgctgctgtgtacattCTGTCCTCACAAACCTAACGATAAGTATCTGACCTTTTATAAGCACAATGAATACTAGGACAAAATTCAATTCACAAAAGATGCTATTATAAAATGTCAATACTAATGTCAGATAGTAAATATCAGAGTTCGGCACCATGGAATGCTCAAGTTCTGGGATACCAGGTTTCACTTAATTACGTTTTTTTGTGTCTCAAAAGGAAGAAAGTCTAAGACATTGGATTTTAACGTAACCCAAATGCTGATCTATCAAAAAAATTCAACCTCAGTTGCCTTTTAGGTATCTGAATTTATGGACCTATCAAGCCTAAGACCGTACTACTCTGATGTAACATTCTGATGCAAAGAACAGTTGTGTCACacattacagggagtgcagaattattaggcaaatgagtattttgacagaatccatggatggcaggcttttgagtgtccttgcaaagaaaggtggctatattggttgctgatttgtttttgttttgtttttgaatgtcagaaatgtatatttgtgaatgtggagatgttatattggttttactggtaaaaataaataattgaaatgggtatatatttgttttttgttaagttgcctaattattatgcacagtaatagtcacctgcacacacagatatccccctaaaatagctaaaaataaaaacaaactaaaaactacttccaaaaacattcagctttgatattaacgagttttttgggttcattgagaacatggttgttcaataataaaattattcctcaaaaatacaacttgcctaataattctgcactccctgtattatcTGGTTGTGAACCGTTGCACTTCTGTTAATCAAACAAAATGTCAAGTCCTAATTTATTCAATTAAAAGTTTacctttgttttaaaaaaaacgattaatCTCATTACACCTAAAATCTTTTAATTCTGACACAGTTGCACAAATACATGCGCAAAAATCTTGCTGCACCATCCTCGCTTCATTTGAGTCTGTTTTCTATCTTAGTAAACAAACAAAGTGTTCAGCCAGACTGGGGTACACACTGGGTTACAAGCACGTCCGCCATTCCAGTGGCTGCGGAAGAGGTGACAGGCGGAGTAAGTGGGAACGAGTCCAGACAGGGTCCCATATGTGCAGTTCCGCTGAGCCTCCTAATGAACTCGCTCAGGTGGCCATTAGAGCCCCTCTCCCTCGCCTGACATCCTCATCCACCATCTCCTCTTCAGGAAGGAGGTGACAGCAGCCGCAACCTCCCAGACAGCGCAGACGCTGGCCTGAGCTCCATTTGATGTATTATGTATGTCATATTTTGCAGTGGGGTAAAATAGGTTGTTGAGAGATGTCTCTGCTCATTTGCATCCCATTACGAGAGGAATCGGAGAATTCATGCACTTGTAATCAGAATGCAATAACATCCATGCAGTTTATCCAGCACTTATAGAGATGAGTTATTCTGTTGCACATGAGGATGACCCCCATGGACTGCCTCTGGAACACCAGACGCATCATCATGGTTTGTAGCCGCCCTGCCTTCGAGAAAAGCATCTCAGACGAAAGGATTCGGAGACAGCCTCCAACCCACACACTGACAGTGTGTGTTCAATTTGCACTGGGTGAGAGTCCAGGGCATTTTTTAGCCATGTACCTATGGGAATTTGGCTTCTTGGTCTATGGTTTAAAAAAACGGGTGGATGCAGACACAAGGCATCAGCTttgagcaacacacacactttcttggGGGAAAATTGCATGACTGGACTGATGGCACAGTCACACACAAGTTGCATTATTGCTTGGCTGAGGGTATCTGACATGACCACCAGATTAAATCTCCCACTTGGGTTGCATCATTACCGG
Protein-coding regions in this window:
- the eif1 gene encoding eukaryotic translation initiation factor 1, whose product is MSAIQNLQTFDPFADASKGDDRLPAGTEDYIHIRIQQRNGRKTLTTVQGISDDYDKKKLVKAFKRKFACNGTVIEHPEYGEVIQLQGDQRKNICQFLTEIGLAKEEQLKVHGF